The following are from one region of the Capsicum annuum cultivar UCD-10X-F1 chromosome 1, UCD10Xv1.1, whole genome shotgun sequence genome:
- the LOC107851999 gene encoding uncharacterized protein LOC107851999 (The sequence of the model RefSeq protein was modified relative to this genomic sequence to represent the inferred CDS: added 13 bases not found in genome assembly): MGNCLFGGTGDGNEDMVKVVTSTGGIMEFVAPVTVEFITEEFPGHGIFRSHDLFWKPLPAQEVLLAGQSYYLLQLNKEQNYDTNITTEDVDYNVMAKIEIGHVRSNSVPLPPQTQIQNLVVTPYRMSFDSQGLLKRSYTEALYRYNNNNNNSNSNSRGQKQSKKKNNSGFWKVKLVISPKQLLEILSQETATQELIESVRTVAKCGKTTGGVSSSANSVGFSDSWSLSSSRNTSSYKDALISLD; encoded by the coding sequence ATGGGGAATTGCTTGTTCGGAGGAACTGGTGATGGAAATGAAGACATGGTGAAAGTGGTCACGTCTACGGGTGGAATCATGGAGTTCGTTGCTCCCGTTACAGTAGAGTTCATCACTGAAGAATTCCCCGGACACGGTATATTTAGAAGCCACGATCTTTTCTGGAAACCACTGCCAGCACAAGAAGTACTACTAGCAGGGCAGTCATATTATCTATTGCAGCTCAACAAAGAACAGAATTACGatactaatattactactgaGGATGTTGATTATAACGTTATGGCCAAGATAGAAATAGGACACGTAAGATCAAACAGCGTGCCACTTCCTCCTCAAACTCAAATCCAAAATCTAGTGGTTACCCCCTATAGAATGTCGTTCGATAGCCAAGGATTACTAAAAAGGTCTTACACAGAAGCCTTGTAtcgctacaacaacaacaacaacaacagcaatagCAATAGCCGCGGTCAGAAGCAGAGCAAGAAGAAGAACAATAGCGGCTTTTGGAAAGTGAAATTGGTCATAAGTCCGAAACAATTATTGGAGATTTTGTCACAAGAAACTGCAACACAAGAGTTGATTGAGAGTGTCCGAACTGTTGCTAAATGTGGCAAAACTACTGGAGGAGTCTCCTCATCTGCTAACTCCGTAGGATTTTCCGATTCGTGGAGTCTTTCGAGTAGTAGAAACACTTCTTCCTACAAAGATGCCTTAAT
- the LOC107863586 gene encoding uncharacterized protein At5g39865: protein MGCVSSTLLNQDSEFTQMGGSSAGFSHHIVSLTSTTYGLLTLDPPSTPPTATTTVPPTPTPTPTPTPPPRHTLASLFPSPLSEPRILKSHTSDIINSWELMAGLDSTSTTPISDSFRFPSLRKTTPGSSFRFLKSSSSPNKENSDPNSNVPSFADVVDKADIFKPTRLSSDSALDGFEKLCPPNGEDKIVIYTTTLRGVRKTFEACNAVRSAIEGLGVLYCERDISMDRGFREELKELMKGKESTELIPPRVFFKGRYIGGAEEVMRIVEEGNFGDLLQGLPKVKAGFVCEGCGGVRFMPCFTCNGSCKMVMSVKEVAEQNEGRAVVVRCSECNENGLVLCPICC from the coding sequence ATGGGTTGCGTTTCATCAACTTTGCTCAACCAAGACAGTGAATTCACCCAAATGGGTGGCTCTTCTGCTGGTTTCAGCCACCACATTGTCTCTCTTACTTCCACCACTTATGGTCTCTTGACCCTTGACCCACCTTCTACTCCCCCAACAGCCACCACAACTGTCcctcctacccctacccctacccctacccctaccccaccacCTCGACACACTCTTGCTTCACTTTTCCCAAGCCCCTTGTCTGAACCAAGAATCCTCAAGTCCCATACCTCTGACATTATCAACTCTTGGGAGCTTATGGCTGGTCTTGATTCCACCTCCACCACTCCCATCAGTGACAGCTTTCGATTTCCCTCTTTACGGAAAACCACCCCTGGTTCTAGCTTCAGATTCTTGAAATCATCATCATCCCCCAACAAAGAGAATTCAGACCCCAATAGCAATGTTCCGTCTTTTGCCGATGTAGTTGATAAAGCTGACATTTTTAAGCCGACTAGATTGTCTTCTGATTCCGCGCTTGATGGTTTTGAAAAGCTCTGCCCGCCAAATGGTGAGGATAAAATAGTGATCTATACGACGACGTTGAGGGGTGTGAGGAAGACCTTTGAGGCTTGTAATGCTGTGAGGTCAGCAATTGAGGGGCTTGGGGTTTTGTATTGTGAGAGGGATATTTCGATGGATAGAGGTTTTAGGGAAGAACTGAAGGAGCTGATGAAGGGTAAAGAGAGTACTGAGTTAATACCACCAAGGGTGTTCTTTAAAGGGAGGTACATTGGAGGGGCTGAGGAGGTGATGAGGATTGTGGAGGAGGGAAATTTTGGAGATTTGCTTCAAGGATTGCCAAAGGTGAAAGCTGGTTTTGTTTGTGAGGGTTGTGGGGGTGTCAGGTTTATGCCTTGTTTTACATGTAATGGGAGCTGCAAGATGGTGATGTCGGTGAAGGAAGTTGCGGAACAGAATGAAGGCAGAGCTGTGGTGGTAAGGTGTAGTGAGTGTAATGAAAATGGGTTGGTGCTTTGCCCCATTTGCTGCTGA
- the LOC107863580 gene encoding NAC domain-containing protein 43 has protein sequence MSKDMNLSVNGQSKVPPGFRFHPTEEELLHYYLRKKVAYEKIDLDVIRDVDLNKLEPWDIQEKCRIGSTPQNDWYFFSHKDKKYPTGTRTNRATAAGFWKATGRDKVIHSNCKRIGMRKTLVFYKGRAPHGQKSDWIMHEYRLDDNIQDSLNVNASESSNQEEGWVVCRVFKKKNYHKALESPQNSSVALSRSTIIQKPNNDGVLDQILMYMGRSSSCKQQDFENKHNNNLLNNINSIHLDDHIIQINSTNSFFNNNNNNNRFIHLPGLENHHSPTNNMDDVSSLQLIQQDCCSFGEMLTENHEHHDDLKTSPAVEMRWSHTSMVSGPSDWASLDRLVASQLNGHDHVENITSNVENNNNNICFPLNHNGLQLGHLRTNGRPNDDDDAFSQSHAHDDDVEFWSYARSSSSSPSDPLCHLAV, from the exons ATGTCGAAAGACATGAATCTGTCTGTTAATGGTCAATCTAAAGTGCCTCCCGGATTCCGTTTTCATCCCACGGAGGAAGAACTTCTTCATTATTACTTGAGGAAAAAAGTTGCTTATGAGAAAATTGATCTCGACGTTATTCGGGACGTTGATCTCAACAAGCTAGAACCATGGGACATTCAAG AGAAGTGCAGAATAGGATCGACGCCGCAAAATGATTGGTACTTCTTCAGTCACAAAGACAAGAAGTATCCAACAGGAACTCGGACCAATCGCGCTACTGCAGCCGGATTCTGGAAGGCTACAGGTCGTGATAAAGTCATACACAGCAACTGTAAGAGAATAGGGATGAGAAAGACCTTAGTCTTTTATAAAGGACGTGCCCCCCATGGACAGAAATCAGATTGGATCATGCATGAATATCGCCTTGACGACAACATCCAAGACTCCCTCAACGTTAAT GCATCGGAATCAAGTAACCAGGAAGAAGGTTGGGTGGTGTGCCGTGTGTTCAAGAAGAAGAATTATCATAAGGCTCTTGAGagtcctcagaactcatcagTAGCACTCTCTAGAAGTACAATTATTCAGAAACCAAACAACGATGGTGTTCTTGATCAAATACTAATGTACATGGGAAGGTCGTCGTCATGCAAACAACAAGACTTcgaaaacaaacacaacaacaacctcCTCAACAACATCAATAGCATTCACTTAGATGATCATATTATACAAATAAACAGCACCAACTctttcttcaacaacaacaacaacaacaacagattcATCCACCTCCCCGGGCTAGAGAATCATCATTCTCCAACCAACAACATGGATGACGTGTCGTCTCTACAACTAATCCAACAAGATTGCTGCAGTTTCGGAGAGATGCTCACAGAAAATCACGAACATCATGATGATCTGAAAACTAGCCCAGCAGTTGAGATGAGATGGTCGCACACTTCAATGGTATCTGGTCCAAGCGACTGGGCATCTCTCGATCGGCTGGTGGCTTCTCAACTTAATGGGCATGATCATGTGGAAAATATTACATCAAACgtagaaaacaacaacaacaacatatgttTTCCTCTTAATCATAATGGATTACAGCTAGGTCACTTGCGTACCAACGGCAGACCAAATGATGACGATGATGCGTTCTCACAATCTCACGCACATGACGACGACGTTGAATTTTGGAGCTATGCTCGATCGTCCTCATCATCACCCTCCGATCCATTATGCCACTTGGCCGTTTAA